One Nitrospirota bacterium genomic window carries:
- a CDS encoding ATP-dependent metallopeptidase FtsH/Yme1/Tma family protein has product MEGRNLYKSIVIWVLFGLMMILAFNLLDTSKPDDEIVFSDFMTKLQQGEVTEVTIKKPENVIIGTLKSGAKFKSYAPDYPDLIKELRDKGIKISAKPDHTPWYLNILFNFGPVILLVFLWVFFMRQMQTGGNKALSFGRSRAKLVSEKGIKITFADVAGIEEAKEEVQEIIQFLKDPQRFQRLGGKIPKGVMLVGPPGSGKTLLARAIAGEAGVPFFSISGSDFVEMFVGVGASRVRDLFDQAKKSSPCIIFIDEIDAVGRHRGAGLGGGHDEREQTLNQLLVELDGFDPNEGIIVLASTNRPDVLDPALLRPGRFDRQVVVPHPDVKGRLEIIKVHIKKIPLDENVNMEVLARGTPGFSGADLANLINEAALNAARKSKTKVEMVDFEDAKDKVMMGKERKSMILSEEEKNNTAHHEAGHALVAKLTPGTDPLHKVSIIPRGMALGITQQLPIDDRYTYSREHILNMLAVLMGGRAAEEIALGHMTTGAGNDLQRATDLARKMVCEWGMSDKLGPLTFGKREEQIFLGKEITRHKDYSERTAEDIDEEVRTIITERYEYAKRLLVENKATLFKVAQALREKETLDAAEIEAIIQGTNGNSPKSETASETNIASETSS; this is encoded by the coding sequence ATGGAGGGACGTAATTTGTATAAAAGTATAGTTATTTGGGTCTTATTCGGCTTGATGATGATACTCGCCTTCAATCTCCTCGATACATCCAAGCCCGATGACGAGATTGTCTTTTCCGATTTCATGACAAAGTTACAGCAGGGCGAGGTAACGGAGGTCACCATAAAAAAACCGGAGAATGTAATAATAGGCACACTGAAAAGCGGGGCGAAATTCAAGTCATACGCCCCTGATTATCCCGACCTTATAAAAGAACTGCGAGATAAAGGCATAAAGATTTCCGCAAAGCCCGATCACACGCCGTGGTATCTGAATATCCTTTTCAACTTTGGCCCGGTCATTCTGCTTGTCTTTCTATGGGTGTTTTTTATGAGACAAATGCAGACCGGCGGCAACAAGGCGCTCTCCTTCGGAAGAAGCAGGGCCAAGCTTGTCTCTGAAAAAGGGATAAAAATAACCTTCGCTGATGTGGCCGGGATCGAAGAGGCCAAAGAAGAGGTCCAGGAAATCATACAATTTTTGAAAGACCCACAGAGGTTCCAGAGACTTGGCGGGAAAATCCCCAAAGGCGTGATGCTTGTGGGCCCTCCCGGTTCCGGAAAGACGCTTCTTGCGAGGGCCATTGCAGGCGAAGCAGGCGTGCCGTTTTTTTCAATCAGCGGCTCTGATTTCGTAGAGATGTTCGTCGGTGTCGGCGCATCAAGAGTACGCGACCTGTTTGATCAGGCAAAGAAGAGTTCACCGTGCATTATTTTTATTGATGAAATTGACGCCGTGGGACGTCACAGGGGCGCCGGACTCGGAGGCGGTCATGACGAACGCGAGCAGACGCTGAACCAGCTCCTGGTGGAGCTTGACGGTTTTGATCCCAATGAAGGCATTATCGTGCTTGCCTCCACAAACAGGCCCGACGTGCTGGATCCCGCGCTTTTGAGGCCCGGAAGATTTGACAGGCAGGTGGTTGTGCCTCATCCTGACGTAAAAGGAAGGCTTGAGATAATCAAGGTCCACATTAAGAAGATCCCGCTTGATGAAAATGTAAACATGGAAGTGCTCGCAAGGGGAACGCCGGGATTTTCAGGCGCAGACCTTGCCAACCTTATTAATGAAGCCGCGTTGAATGCAGCCAGGAAGTCAAAGACAAAAGTCGAGATGGTGGACTTTGAAGACGCGAAAGACAAGGTCATGATGGGCAAGGAAAGAAAGAGCATGATCCTGTCTGAAGAGGAAAAGAACAATACGGCGCACCATGAAGCAGGCCACGCACTTGTGGCAAAGCTGACCCCGGGGACCGACCCGCTTCACAAGGTCAGCATTATCCCGCGCGGCATGGCGCTTGGCATAACACAGCAGCTTCCTATTGATGACAGATACACTTATTCAAGGGAACACATTTTAAACATGCTGGCGGTTTTAATGGGCGGACGGGCGGCTGAAGAGATCGCCCTTGGACATATGACAACCGGAGCCGGCAATGACCTTCAGAGGGCCACAGACCTCGCGAGAAAGATGGTCTGTGAGTGGGGGATGAGCGACAAGCTGGGGCCCCTTACTTTTGGGAAGCGCGAGGAGCAGATATTCCTCGGCAAGGAGATCACGAGACACAAAGATTATTCCGAGAGGACCGCGGAAGACATTGACGAAGAGGTCAGGACCATTATCACTGAAAGATACGAATATGCAAAACGTCTCCTCGTTGAGAACAAGGCGACTCTCTTTAAGGTCGCGCAGGCCCTGCGTGAAAAAGAGACCCTTGATGCCGCTGAAATAGAGGCCATAATTCAGGGCACAAACGGTAATTCTCCAAAATCTGAGACAGCAAGCGAAACAAATATCGCCTCGGAAACATCGTCTTAG